One Streptomyces formicae genomic window, CAGGCCCTCCCTGAGCAGCACCGAGTCCTCGGCGATGACCACCCGCACTTTGTCCTCCACGTCCACGGCCCCCCGCGTATGAAATTCCGGCCCCCAACCCCTTCAGTATCGCGCGGACGGAGGGGCCTTATGGCGTTCGTGGACAGATGGCTTTGCCGTGTTCGCTCTTGGCGGGGACGAAAGTGGCGTCTTCGAGCCGCATGCCGAGCGCCCGCTCCGCCTTCGGATCCCACAGCGAGACGCGATCGCCCTTGGGTCCGAAGGTGAGCAGCGGGCGGCCGGTGGGCAGCCGGCCCCCGTAGACCGGGGCCTCCTTGTCCTTCGGGAGTACGCAGACGAACTCCGCCTCCAGGCCGTAATAGGGGCCCGGCGCCCGGTAGGCGGCCGCCGCCGCGCGGGCGTCGTCCCCGGAGTCGCCCGCGCGCTCCAGAACCGTGGTGGCGAGGAAGAGACCGGCGGCGAGCCCCGCGTAGACGCCGATGAACAGCGTGATGCCGAGGAGCGTGCCCGAGCGCGCCGTGGTCCGGTACACCCAGCCGCCCGCGCCGAGCCCGATGAGCAGCCCGTACAGCGCCGCCACCGTCAGGAAGAGCCCGGCCCTGAGCGCGTCGCCCCAGCCGCCGCCGTCGACCTCGCCCGACAGGTCGAACGCCGAGAGGTACGAGGTGTGGAGCAGCTGCCCCACCTGCGGAACCGCGGCGAACACGGCGGGCAGCGCGACCGGCAGCGCCCAGGGCAGGACGTGCCGCAGCGCGCTCGACTGGCGCAGCGCGAACCAGGCGCCCGCGCCGAAGACCGCGGTGAGCAGGCCCATCACCGAGATGCCGACGGAGAGCAGGGCGGAGTCGAGGACGGACGCGTGCTCGTCGGGGAAGTGCAGGAAGCGGATGGCCAGCATCGCCGCGCCGACGGTGAGCACCGCCAGGAACGCCTGGCCCCACCACGCGGGCGACGCCCGGTTGATCCGCGCGGGCCGCACCCCGTGCTCCGCCGCGTCGAACGGCGGCCAGGCCGGTGAGTGCGAGGCCGCCGCCGCGAGCGCGTCCGACTCCGGGGCCTGCTCGGGGATGCGGATCACCCGCAGGGGCTGCGGGGTCTCGTCGTCCGTGTCGTCGTCGGTCCAGAACCGCCGGATCCGCTCGCGCGGTCCCGGCACCCGCTTCGGGTGGACCTCCCAGGTGATGTGCGGATCGGGCCGGTGCTGGATGAGTGCCGCGTCCCGTACGTGCAGGGCGAGTTCCGTGGCGCGCGCCAGGTCCATCACCATGTGCAGCGCCTGCTGGGCGGCGCCCTCGCGGGCGCCGAGCAGCCGGACCTCCACGATCCGGGGCACGTAGCCGTCGGTGACCTCGTCCGGCGCGTACTCGCCGGGCTTCGGCGCCCGCACCGGCCAGCCCCGGCCGGTCAACACCTCTTCGGCGAGCGCCAGTTCGTCCGGATCCCGGTGGATCTCCACGAGGACCCGGACCCGGTAGTCGTACGGCCGGCCGTTCGTGGCCGCGACGCCGCCGCCCGTGTCCTGGGGCGGTGCGGGGGCGGTGCCGTTCAGCCGCTGCGCGAGCCGCTCGCGCAGCCGTGGCCGGACCCTCTGCATGGTGGTGCCTCCCCCGGGACGTCCTCGACCGCTGGGGGCGAAGGTATCCAATCCGGGGGAGGCGAAGGGCCGGTTCCCGCGGCCCGGGCGGGTGGCCCAAGTGCTAGGCGCGCCAGGGCAGTTCCGCGGTGATCGTGGTGGGTCCGCCGTGCGGCGAGACGACCACCAGGATCCCGTCGACCGCGTCGAGCCGCTCCGCGAGCCCGGCGAGTCCCGAACCCGCCGAGACGTCGGCGCCGCCCGCGCCGTTGTCGGTGACCTGGAGCATCAGCCGGTCCTCGGTCCGCCAGACGTCGACCGTGCCCTGGGTCGCCCGGCTGTGTTTGCTGATGTTCTGGAGGAGCTCGGAGACCGTGAAGTACGCGATGCCCTCGATGGCGGCCGCCGGACGGCTCGACAGGTCCACGTCCACTTGGACCGGCACGGTGCAGCGGGCGGCGAGCGCGGAGAGTGCCGCGTTCAGGCCGCGGTCGGTGAGGACGGCGGGGTGGATGCCGCGGGCGAGGTCGCGGAGTTCCTGGAGGGCGACCTTCACTTCGCCGTGGGCTTCGTCGACCATGCGTGCGGCGGCTTCGGGGTCCTCGGTGAGCTTCTCCTTGGCCAGGCCCAGATCCATGGCGAGGGCGACGAGGCGGGCCTGTGCGCCGTCGTGCAGGTCGCGTTCGATGCGGCGCAGGTCGGCGGCCGCGGTGTCCACGACCACGCCCCGGTCCGACTCCAGCTCGACGACGCGGGTCGCGAGCTGCGAGGGGCCGAGCAGGCCGTGCACCATCAGGCGGTCCACGGTGG contains:
- a CDS encoding sensor histidine kinase gives rise to the protein MATEYGQGYTRMDRPDFRATDVEERRRHRVPAGLRAPIEARTWRELTYTVLSLPIGITAFVFAVTMVSLGAGLLITFIGVPVLAGALAACRGIGALERTRARVLLRMDVASPEPLRPRSNGLMSHIGAVLKSGTSWRNLLYCLLLMPWSLFSFVVAIVFWTYGWMMLTYPLWFWLFPMYGGQGGIQLYSDNGHQIFLDNPFEIAVTAATGLLVTLATPWILRALTTVDRLMVHGLLGPSQLATRVVELESDRGVVVDTAAADLRRIERDLHDGAQARLVALAMDLGLAKEKLTEDPEAAARMVDEAHGEVKVALQELRDLARGIHPAVLTDRGLNAALSALAARCTVPVQVDVDLSSRPAAAIEGIAYFTVSELLQNISKHSRATQGTVDVWRTEDRLMLQVTDNGAGGADVSAGSGLAGLAERLDAVDGILVVVSPHGGPTTITAELPWRA